A region of the Gemmatimonadaceae bacterium genome:
TCGCCGCTTTCGTCGCCGGCACAATCCCGAACACGAGTCCTACCGCGACCGAGACGCCGAATGCGACGGCCACCGACATGGGCGACACGATCGTGTGGATCTTCGCGAGTCGCTCGATGCCGACCGCGGCGAGCCCGCCGCAGATGATGCCGGCGATTCCGCCCGCGAGGCTGATCATCACGGCTTCGCTCAGGAACTGCGCGCGAACGTCGCCCTGCGTCGCGCCCACCGCGCGACGTACGCCGATCTCTTTGATGCGCTCGAGGATCGACGCGAGCATGATGTTCATGATGCCGATGCCGCCGACGATGAGTGAGATCGACGCGATCGCGCCGAGCACCACGTTGAAGATCGTCTTCGTGCGCTGCTCCTGCTTGAGCAGCAGCTCGGGCACGGTGATCTCGAAATCGACGACGTCATTGTGGCGGCGCTTGAGCAGACGCTGAACGATCTCCGCGACGGGCGATACGGCGGCGGCGCGGTTCACCTGGACGACGACCTTGTCGAGCTGGTTGTAGTTGCGTTTCTCCGCGCGCTGATCGTCCGTCTCCGACGAATCCGGCAGACTGAACTCCCGCGCCGCAAGCTCCATCTCCTCCTGCGTCACCTCGCCGCGATTGCGGAATCGAAGCAGCATCGTCGGCAGCGGAACATAGACGTCCATGTTGACGTCGCGGATGCCTAACCGCTGCGATACGTCAGCGGAGACCT
Encoded here:
- a CDS encoding ABC transporter permease — translated: MPNRADRAREIATHVAFSARTAAEAVGHNKLRAGLTSLGILFGVASVIAMLAIGNGAEQEILEQMRLLGANNIVITPLVEQKEGKVDKDDKKDSKRFTPGLTYRDAESIAEVIPDVNATSSEVVVNTVLTREGLHRSGKVVGVDSSYFRLMNMGLVQGTLFSRPHYDAASAVAIIGQGVKSRFFTTEEPVGRTIKVGNQWLTVVGVLEDRKVSADVSQRLGIRDVNMDVYVPLPTMLLRFRNRGEVTQEEMELAAREFSLPDSSETDDQRAEKRNYNQLDKVVVQVNRAAAVSPVAEIVQRLLKRRHNDVVDFEITVPELLLKQEQRTKTIFNVVLGAIASISLIVGGIGIMNIMLASILERIKEIGVRRAVGATQGDVRAQFLSEAVMISLAGGIAGIICGGLAAVGIERLAKIHTIVSPMSVAVAFGVSVAVGLVFGIVPATKAA